The following proteins come from a genomic window of Gottfriedia acidiceleris:
- a CDS encoding GNAT family N-acetyltransferase, with protein MDIKIDDLTGTEVAMLISEHLQGMTQHSPLESIHAINLEGLKKPEITFWSVWEQNELVGCGALKELDPLHGEVKSMRTSSAHLRKGVARHMLQHIIEEAKRRGYKRISLETGSMEAFDPAKKLYELFGFKYCKPFADYKEDPNSVFMTLEL; from the coding sequence GTGGATATTAAGATTGATGATTTAACGGGAACTGAAGTTGCTATGTTGATTAGTGAGCATCTACAAGGTATGACACAGCATTCTCCACTTGAAAGCATACATGCTATAAATCTTGAAGGATTAAAGAAACCGGAAATTACGTTTTGGAGTGTATGGGAACAAAATGAATTAGTTGGATGTGGAGCTCTAAAAGAACTTGACCCTTTACATGGGGAAGTAAAATCAATGAGAACATCTTCAGCTCATTTAAGAAAAGGTGTGGCAAGACATATGCTTCAACACATCATCGAAGAGGCGAAACGTAGAGGCTACAAGAGAATAAGTTTAGAAACAGGTTCAATGGAAGCATTCGATCCAGCAAAAAAACTATATGAACTCTTTGGTTTTAAGTATTGTAAGCCCTTTGCTGATTATAAAGAAGACCCTAATAGTGTTTTTATGACACTAGAATTGTAA